In the genome of Pseudomonas putida, one region contains:
- a CDS encoding DUF962 domain-containing protein, producing MIPATQFRSFAEFYPYYLGEHSNPTCRRLHFVGTSLVIALLAYTFASGRWQLLLAVPFAGYGFAWVGHFFFEKNRPATFTYPLYSLLGDFAMFRDILRGKISL from the coding sequence ATGATCCCTGCCACGCAGTTTCGAAGTTTTGCCGAGTTCTACCCTTATTACCTGGGTGAACACAGCAACCCCACGTGCCGCCGCCTGCACTTCGTCGGCACCAGCCTGGTCATCGCCCTGCTCGCCTACACCTTCGCCAGCGGGCGCTGGCAATTGCTGCTGGCCGTGCCGTTCGCCGGTTATGGCTTCGCCTGGGTCGGTCATTTCTTTTTCGAGAAAAACCGCCCAGCCACCTTCACTTATCCGCTGTACAGCCTGCTGGGCGACTTCGCCATGTTCCGCGACATCCTGCGCGGCAAGATCAGCCTCTAG
- a CDS encoding UDP-2,3-diacylglucosamine diphosphatase, producing the protein MTHAELARPSRKQRVRTLWISDVHLGTRDCQAEHLSQFLKGYQADRIYLVGDIIDGWKLRGGIYWPQAHTNVIRRLLTLSKRGTEVIYVTGNHDEFLRRYSKLMLGNIHLVDEAEHLTADGRRLLVIHGDQFDVITRYHRWLAFLGDRAYEFTLVLNRWLNHWRARYGYGYWSLSAYLKHKVKGAVNFISDFEDAIAHECTRRGFQGVVCGHIHHAEIRQVGEVQYLNCGDWVESCTALIEHWDGQIELYRLAEAQAREADRLAALREPA; encoded by the coding sequence ATGACCCATGCCGAACTCGCCCGCCCGTCACGCAAGCAACGTGTGCGCACCTTGTGGATTTCCGATGTGCATCTGGGCACCCGCGATTGCCAGGCAGAACACCTGTCGCAGTTTCTCAAGGGGTATCAGGCCGACCGCATCTACTTGGTCGGTGACATCATCGATGGCTGGAAGCTGCGCGGTGGCATCTATTGGCCCCAGGCCCATACCAATGTCATCCGTCGGCTGCTCACCCTGAGCAAGCGCGGCACCGAGGTGATCTACGTCACCGGCAACCATGACGAGTTCCTGCGCCGTTACTCCAAACTGATGCTGGGCAACATCCATCTGGTGGACGAGGCCGAGCACCTGACCGCCGATGGCCGGCGCCTGCTGGTAATCCACGGTGACCAGTTCGATGTGATCACCCGCTACCACCGCTGGCTGGCATTCCTGGGAGACCGGGCTTACGAGTTCACCCTGGTGCTCAACCGCTGGCTCAACCACTGGCGAGCTCGCTATGGCTACGGCTATTGGTCGTTGTCGGCGTACCTCAAGCACAAGGTCAAGGGCGCGGTGAACTTCATCAGCGACTTCGAGGACGCCATTGCCCATGAATGCACCCGGCGGGGCTTCCAGGGGGTGGTCTGCGGGCATATCCATCACGCCGAGATCCGTCAGGTGGGGGAGGTGCAATACCTCAATTGCGGCGACTGGGTGGAGTCATGCACGGCGCTGATCGAGCACTGGGATGGGCAGATCGAGCTTTATCGCCTGGCCGAGGCCCAGGCCCGCGAGGCTGACCGCTTGGCTGCGCTGCGCGAACCGGCCTAG